The Pseudomonas graminis region GCCATCAGTGGAACTAGACGCTTTGTCCAGGGCTCCTAGAGTGCCTGGCCTTAGATCGCCGCACCCGTTGATTGATCCCGCGCAATGCCTTGCGCTACTGGAGTTATGTAATGTCTGAAGCCCCCAACACGCCCGGTTCTGCCACGCGCATGACAGACGAAGAAGCACTGGAGTTTGCCGAGCAGGTATTCGACCGGGCCCGTGCCGGCGACGCCCCGATGCTCGACCGGCTGCTGGAAAACGGCTTGACCCCCAACCTTCGTAATCACAAAGGCGACACGCTGTTGATGCTGGCCAGCTATCACGGTCATCAAGACGCCGTGCGTGTACTGCTCAAGCACAAGGCTGACCCCGAGTTGCGCAATGACAACGGTCAGAGCCCGATCGCAGGGGCTGCTTTCAAGGGCGATCTGGAAACCGTGAAGATCCTTGTCGAAGGCGGCGCAGATGTCGAAGGCGCATCGGCCGATGGTCGGACAGCATTGATGATGGCGGCGATGTTCAACCGTACGGCCATCGTCGACTACCTGATCTCAAAGGGTGCCAATCCTCACATTCAGGATGCCAAGGGCGTTACTCCCTTGATGGCCGCGCAAACGATGGGCGCGACCGAGACCGCCGAGCAGCTCACCCGTCTGGGGGCGTAAGCGATAGAGGCGCGCAGCATTTCCAGCTATCCTGCGCGCCTGTTTCCTGCCCTCGGACGATCTGCCATGAACGCTTCACTCATCGAATTCATCAGCAAGATCAGCTCCGGCTGCATGAGCGATGAAGAAATCGGAAAAATCGCCGACGAGGCCGCCCAGGCTTACGCCGACCCCGATGCATTCCTGACCGCCAATCCCGATATCAATTTTGACGACACGTTCCCGATCCCGCTGGGAGAGTGGGTTGTCATCGGCAGCCTCCCCGACACCGTCTTGCTTCAGGCCGATACCTATCCTGACCTGCTCACCGAGATCATGGCGTCGTTCGGCCCGAACGTTCCGTTCAATATCAAGCCCAAGCAACTGGTCAAGGCCGAGCCGCTGGTGGCGTTGAACCGCATTCAGGTGCAGCTTTCCAGCATGAACAAGGACATGGGCGGTTATGTGCTGATGGACATCAGCGAGCCTCTGGACCATGTGTTGCAAACAGTGCTGGTCTACGGCACCGACGTTGAGCGGGTCATGGCCCTTGGCGTCGAGCTCGGGATATTGATAGAGCCTGCGCTGGAGGCGCTCAAGGCGCAGATTTGATCTTCGCCAGCGGCCTTTGCTGCGCCGCTAAATATCCCTGCCAACCCACGGAACCCTCATTGCAGGCCACCACTCTCAAGTGGGCAAGCCTTCAATAAGGAGCAACACCATGGGTTCTACCTTCAACGGTCTGATTGGCCTCATTATTCTGGCGCTGGATATCTGGGCCATCATCAACGTGCTGAAAAGCGGCGCGGAAACCGGGAAGAAAATTCTCTGGATTTTGCTGATTGTCATCCTGCCAGTGCTGGGCCTGATTATCTGGGCAATCGCCGGCCCGCGTGG contains the following coding sequences:
- a CDS encoding ankyrin repeat domain-containing protein, producing MSEAPNTPGSATRMTDEEALEFAEQVFDRARAGDAPMLDRLLENGLTPNLRNHKGDTLLMLASYHGHQDAVRVLLKHKADPELRNDNGQSPIAGAAFKGDLETVKILVEGGADVEGASADGRTALMMAAMFNRTAIVDYLISKGANPHIQDAKGVTPLMAAQTMGATETAEQLTRLGA
- a CDS encoding PLDc N-terminal domain-containing protein, giving the protein MGSTFNGLIGLIILALDIWAIINVLKSGAETGKKILWILLIVILPVLGLIIWAIAGPRGNVRI